CGTGGGCGGGGAGTCGACCCGGCCGGGGGCGGAACCGGTCCAGGCCGCGGTCCAGATCGCACGTGTGGTTCCGGTCATCGAGCGCCTGCGGGTGCTGCTGCCCGAGCGGGTGGCGATCAGCATCGATACCACCCAAGCGGAAGTGGCGCGCTCGGCCCTGGCCGCCGGTGCGGACCTGATCAATGACGTTTCGGCCGGTCGGGACGATCCGGCCATGTTGTCGCTCGCGGCGGCGGATGGAGTGCCGATCGTGCTGATGCACATGCAGGGTAGCCCTAAGACCATGCAGGAGCGGCCGCATTACGACGACGTCGTGGGCGAAGTGTTGGAATTCTTGCTGGAGCGGTCGGAGGCGGCCGGGCGCGCCGGCGTCCCGCGCGAATCCATCCTGTTCGATCCCGGCATCGGCTTCGGCAAGCGCCGGGACGACAATCTGAAGCTGATGGCCCATCTGGACCGCTTCGTCGCAATGGGTTACCCGGTGTTGTTGGGCACCAGCCGGAAGCGCTTCATGGGAGCGGTCTGCGGCGAAACCGAGCCGGCGGCCCTGGTGCCGGCGACGGTGGCGACCACCGCGCTGGGCGTTTCAGCGGGGGTGCGGCTGTTTCGGGTTCACGACGTGAAGGAAAACCGGCAGGCGGCGGATGTCGCGGCCGCGATCCGCCGCGCGCGGTAGGGCTTCAGGCAGCCTGTACCGGAATGGCGTGGCTGGTCCGGGTGATTTCGTTGTTTTCGTTGACGTAGACCAGATTCGGCCGGTAAACGGCCAGCTCGGCCTGGTTCAAGCCGACATAGGCGCAGATGATGACGATGTCGCCCACGGCGGCGAGGCGGGCGGCGGCGCCGTTGACCGAGACGGTGCCGGAGCCGTCGGCGGCGCGGATGGCGTAGGTGGTGAAGCGTTCGCCGTTGTTGACATTGTAGATCTGGATTTGCTCGTATTCGCGAATGCCGGCACAGTCGAGCAGGGCGCCGTCGATGGCGCAGGAGCCTTCGTATTCGAGCTCCGAATGGGTCACACGCGCTCGGTGCAACTTGGCTTTCAACATCGTGGTTTGCATTGAGCGTACCTGTCAGGTCTGATCAGGGCGTGGGATTATGCCGGATGGGCAGGAGCGTAGCAATCCGGCGACTGTGGCGAATCGGAAACAATCCATTTCATCAACGGGTT
This portion of the Methylococcus mesophilus genome encodes:
- the folP gene encoding dihydropteroate synthase: MNRLHASLALDRPLIMGILNVTPDSFSDGGLYDDVEQAVRRGVFMAGEGADVIDVGGESTRPGAEPVQAAVQIARVVPVIERLRVLLPERVAISIDTTQAEVARSALAAGADLINDVSAGRDDPAMLSLAAADGVPIVLMHMQGSPKTMQERPHYDDVVGEVLEFLLERSEAAGRAGVPRESILFDPGIGFGKRRDDNLKLMAHLDRFVAMGYPVLLGTSRKRFMGAVCGETEPAALVPATVATTALGVSAGVRLFRVHDVKENRQAADVAAAIRRAR
- the panD gene encoding aspartate 1-decarboxylase: MQTTMLKAKLHRARVTHSELEYEGSCAIDGALLDCAGIREYEQIQIYNVNNGERFTTYAIRAADGSGTVSVNGAAARLAAVGDIVIICAYVGLNQAELAVYRPNLVYVNENNEITRTSHAIPVQAA